From a single Raphanus sativus cultivar WK10039 chromosome 3, ASM80110v3, whole genome shotgun sequence genomic region:
- the LOC108847702 gene encoding thionin — translation MEGKTVILSVLIMIFVMAHNQVEARVCCPSKEARLAFYVCNRTKATTTCAQLNGCKIVPETICPSGYPYGHFGNSGNTVNGYCKLGCASSVCSDLATLQDLAASEIVNGAVAQCTNACSDFCTKGSANAVDTA, via the exons ATGGAAGGCAAAACTGTGATTTTAAGTGTGCtaataatgatttttgtcatgGCCCATAATCAAGTCGAAGCGAGGGTTTGTTGCCCGAGCAAGGAAGCCAGATTAGCATTTTATGTATGTAATCGTACTAAAGCGACGACGACTTGTGCACAACTTAATGGATGCAAAATCGTTCCTGAGACGATATGTCCTTCAGGATATCCATATGGCCATTTCGGAAACTCTg GTAATACTGTCAATGGATACTGCAAGCTGGGTTGTGCATCCTCTGTGTGCAGTGACTTAGCCACTCTCCAGGACTTGG CTGCAAGTGAAATTGTGAATGGGGCGGTTGCACAATGCACCAACGCATGTTCTGATTTCTGTACCAAGGGCTCAGCTAATGCAGTTGACACTGCCTAA
- the LOC108847935 gene encoding uncharacterized protein LOC108847935, with protein sequence MGIFEPFRAIGYITSTVPFSVQRLGTETFVTVSVGKAFQIYNCAKLNLVIISPQLPKKIRALASYRDFTFAAFGNEIAVFKRAHQVATWSKHAAKVDLLLVFGEHVLSLDVEGNMFMWAFKGIEEHLAPIGHVELGEKFTPTCIVHPDTYLNKVLVGSQEGSLQLWNINTKKMLYQFKGWGSSVCCCVSSPALDVVAIGCADGKIHVHNLKLDQEIVTFEHASRGAVTALSFSTDGRPLLASGGSSGVISVWNLNKRRLQSVIRDAHDSSVISLNFLANEPVLMSASADNSLKMWIFDTNDGDPRLLRFRSGHSAPPKCIRFYSNGRHILSAGQDRAFRLFSVIQEQQSRELSQRHISRRAKKLRLKDEELKLKPVIAFDCAEIRERDWCNVVTCHMDTSEAYVWRLQNFVLGEHILKPCPENPTPIKACAISACGNFAVVGTASGWIERFNLQSGISRGSYLDKSEKRSYSHDGEVIGVACDSTNTLMISAGYHGDVKVWDFKKRELKSRWDVGCSLVKIVYHRVNGLLATVANDFVIRLYDVVALRMVREFRGHTDRITDMCFSEDGKWLLSSSMDGSLRIWDVILAKQIDGVHVDVPITALSLSPNMDILATAHSDQNGVYLWVNQSMYSGAPNVDSYASGKNVVNVRLPSVSALRSSEADDDEKTQVSENSESQTAASFLISPEQIPELVTLSLLPKSQWQSLINLDIIKARNKPIEPPKKPEKAPFFLPSIPSLSGDIVFKSNESDNDEEDEDKNSKNSMKKFDALESPFSKLLKSSWDSKNFSDFTDYIKGLSPSALDIELRMLEIIDEDVEEELIQRPEFISIGQLLDYLIHEITCRNNFEFMQAVMRLFLKIHGETIRCHPSLQEKAKQLLETQSLVWQKMDKLFQSTRCIVTFLSNSQF encoded by the exons ATGGGGATTTTCGAACCGTTTAGAGCAATAGGATACATAACGAGCACCGTTCCTTTCTCCGTTCAGCGATTGGGCACCGAGACCTTCGTCACCGTCAGCGTCGGCAAAGCTTTCCAGATTTACAAC TGTGCCAAGCTTAACCTAGTCATTATCA GTCCTCAACTCCCAAAGAAAATCAGAGCTCTAGCTTCTTACCGTGACTTCACTTTTGCTGCTTTTGGTAATGAAATCGCTGTTTTCAAACGTGCTCATCAG GTAGCAACTTGGAGCAAGCATGCTGCTAAAGTCGACCTGCTTCTCGTGTTTGGAGAACACGTCCTAAGTCTTGACGTTGAGGGGAACATGTTCATGTGGGCATTCAAAGGAATCGAAGAACATCTAGCTCCTATTGGACATGTTGAACTTGGTGAAAAGTTCACTCCTACTTGTATTGTTCACCCTGATACTTATTTGAACAAG GTTCTCGTCGGGAGCCAAGAGGGTTCACTGCAGCTATGGAACATAAATACTAAGAAGATGCTCTATCAGTTTAAGGGTTGGGGTTCATCTGTCTGCTGTTGTGTTTCATCCCCTGCTTTGGATGTTGTTGCCATCGGTTGTGCTGATGGAAAGATCCATGTTCACAACTTGAAATTAGACCAAGAGATTGTAACGTTTGAACACGCCTCGCGAGGTGCTGTTACTGCTCTATCCTTCAGTACAG ATGGGCGTCCCCTTCTTGCATCTGGAGGTTCTTCTGGTGTGATTAGCGTCTGGAATCTTAACAAGAGaaggcttcagtcggtcatcaGAGATGCACATGACAGCTCTGTAATCTCATTGAACTTTTTAGCAAATGAACCTGTGCTAATGAGTGCATCAGCAGACAACTCACTCAAA ATGTGGATTTTTGACACAAATGATGGTGATCCTCGTCTACTACGCTTCCGGTCTGGGCATAGTGCCCCACCCAAGTGTATCAG GTTTTACTCTAATGGACGGCACATTTTGTCTGCTGGCCAGGATCGGGCCTTCCGCCTGTTCTCTGTCATCCAG GAGCAACAAAGTAGAGAGCTATCTCAAAGGCACATATCCAGGCGAGCCAAAAAACTCCGTTTGAAG GATGAAGAGCTGAAACTGAAGCCTGTTATTGCATTTGATTGCG CTGAAATTAGGGAGCGTGATTGGTGCAACGTGGTTACATGCCATATGGATACATCAGAAGCATATGTATGGAGACTTCAGAACTTTGTTCTTGGAGAACATATCCTCAAACCATGCCCTGAAAATCCAACACCAATCAAG GCTTGTGCAATCAGTGCGTGTGGAAACTTTGCAGTTGTTGGAACTGCCAGTGGCTGgattgagagattcaatctCCAATCTGGAATCAGCCGTGGTAGCTACTTGGATAAGTCAGAGAAAAGAAGTTACTCTCATGATGGTGAAGTGATTGGAGTTGCTTGCGACTCCACAAACACACTCATGATAAGTGCAGGATACCATGGTGATGTAAAG GTTTGGGATTTCAAAAAGAGGGAACTGAAGTCCCGATGGGATGTTGGATGTTCATTGGTTAAAATTGTTTACCACCGTGTAAATG GTCTTTTGGCTACGGTGGCAAATGATTTTGTCATACGCTTGTATGATGTTGTTGCACTGAGAATGGTCCGTGAGTTTAGAGGCCATACAGACCGTATAACGGATATGTGCTTTAGTGAGGATGGCAAGTGGCTCCTCTCATCTAGCATGGATGGAAGTCTCAGAATCTGGGATGTTATACTGGCGAAACAGATTGATGGAGTGCATGTTGATGTGCCAATAACAGCATTGTCTTTATCACCGAACATGGACATTTTAGCAACGGCTCATTCTGATCAGAATGGGGTCTACTTGTG GGTTAACCAATCCATGTACTCTGGAGCTCCAAATGTTGATTCCTATGCAAGTGGGAAGAATGTGGTGAATGTTAGATTGCCTTCAGTCTCTGCGTTGAGATCTTCtgaagctgatgatgatgagaagacTCAAGTTTCAGAAAATTCTGAAAGCCAAACTGCTGCCAGCTTCTTGATTTCCCCTGAACAGATCCCAGAGCTTGTTACTCTGTCTCTTTTGCCAAAaagccagtggcaaagcttGATCAACTTGGATATAATCAAG GCCCGGAACAAACCAATAGAGCCTCCAAAGAAACCTGAGAAGGCTCCTTTTTTCTTGCCCTCGATTCCATCTCTGTCTGGAGATATAGTGTTCAAGTCAAATGAATCAGACAATGATGAAGAGGATGAGGACAAGAATTCCAAGAATAGCATGAAGAAGTTTGATGCATTGGAATCTCCATTCTCAAAGCTTCTCAAGTCCTCATGGGATTCAAAGAACT ttTCAGATTTCACAGATTACATCAAGGGTTTATCCCCATCAGCTCTGGACATTGAGCTACGTATGCTTGAAATCATCGATGAAGATGTTGAAGAAGAGCTTATCCAAAGACCTGAGTTTATATCAATTGGGCAGCTTCTGGATTACCTCATCCATGAGATCACTTGCAGAAACAACTTTGAGTTTATGCAGGCAGTTATGAGATTGTTTCTGAAG ATCCATGGTGAGACAATAAGGTGTCACCCGAGTTTACAAGAGAAGGCAAAGCAGCTGTTAGAAACTCAGAGTTTGGTGTGGCAGAAGATGGACAAGCTTTTCCAAAGCACAAGATGCATAGTTACTTTCCTTAGCAATTCTCAGTTTTGA
- the LOC108843982 gene encoding homeobox-leucine zipper protein PROTODERMAL FACTOR 2, which produces MYHPNMFEGHHMFDMTTKSTSDNDFGITGSREDDFETKSGTEVTNENPSGEELQDPNQRPNKKKRYHRHTQRQIQELESFFKECPHPDDKQRKELSRDLGLEPLQIKFWFQNKRTQMKAQHERHDNQILKSDNDKLRAENNRYKEALSNATCPNCGGPAAIGEMSFDEQHLRIENARLREEIDRISAIAAKYVGKPIGSSFAPLAMNAPSRSLDLEVGNFGNQTGFIGEMYGTGDILRSVSIPSESDKPMIIELAVAAMEELVRMAQAGDPLWVPTDNSMEILNEEEYFRTFPRGIGPKPLGLRSEASRESAVVIMNHINLVEILMDVNQWSCVFSGIVSRALTLEVLSTGVAGNYNGALQVMTAEFQVPSPLVPTRENYFVRYCKQHSDGSWAVVDVSLDSLRPNPISRARRRPSGCLIQELPNGYSKVTWVEHMEVDDRSVHTMYKPLVHSGLAFGARRWVSTLERQCERLASSMASNIPASDLSVITSPEGRKSMLKLAERMVMSFCSGVGASTAHAWTTMSSTGSDDVRVMTRKSMDDPGRPPGIVLSAATSFWIPVAPKRVFDFLRDENSRSEWDILSNGGMVQEMAHIANGREPGNCVSLLRVNSGNSSQSNMLILQESCTDASGSYVIYAPVDIVAMNVVLSGGDPDYVALLPSGFAILPDGSVGGGDGNQEVVASSTASESCGSLLTVAFQILVDSVPTAKLSLGSVATVNSLIKCTVERIKAAVACDRGGGGP; this is translated from the exons ATGTATCATCCAAACATGTTTGAAGGCCATCATATGTTCGACATGACCACAAAGAGTACCTCAGACAACGACTTTGGAATCACCGGAAGCCGTGAAGATGATTTCGAGACCAAGTCAGGCACCGAAGTTACCAACGAGAATCCTTCCGGTGAAGAGCTTCAAGATCCTAACCAACGTCCCAACAAAAAGAAGCGTTACCATCGCCACACGCAGCGTCAAATCCAAGAACTCGAATC GTTCTTTAAAGAATGCCCTCATCCAGATGATAAGCAACGCAAAGAGTTGAGCCGCGATCTCGGTTTAGAGCCTCTTCAAATCAAGTTTTGGTTCCAAAACAAACGCACACAAATGAAG GCACAACATGAGAGGCATGATAACCAAATTCTTAAGTCGGACAATGACAAGCTCAGAGCAGAGAACAATAGATACAAGGAGGCTCTAAGCAATGCTACATGCCCTAACTGTGGCGGTCCAGCTGCTATTGGAGAAATGTCTTTCGATGAACAGCATCTCAGGATTGAAAATGCTCGCCTCCGCGAAGAG ATTGATAGGATCTCTGCCATTGCTGCAAAATACGTTGGGAAGCCAATAGGATCATCATTTGCTCCACTAGCAATGAACGCGCCTTCTCGTTCGCTTGATCTTGAAGTTGGCAACTTTGGGAACCAGACAGGTTTTATAGGGGAAATGTACGGAACAGGTGACATTTTGAGGTCAGTTTCAATCCCTTCCGAGTCAGACAAGCCTATGATCATCGAGCTAGCAGTTGCAGCTATGGAGGAACTCGTGAGAATGGCTCAAGCGGGGGATCCTTTATGGGTTCCAACTGATAACTCGATGGAGATTCTCAACGAAGAAGAGTATTTCAGAACGTTTCCAAGAGGAATCGGTCCAAAGCCATTAGGTTTGAGATCAGAGGCGTCAAGAGAATCAGCCGTTGTTATAATGAATCACATCAACCTGGTTGAGATTCTCATGGACGTg AATCAATGGTCTTGTGTTTTCTCTGGGATTGTGTCAAGAGCCTTAACGCTTGAAGTTCTTTCCACTGGAGTTGCTGGGAACTACAATGGTGCTTTGCAAGTG ATGACAGCTGAATTTCAAGTTCCGTCGCCGCTAGTCCCAACGCGTGAAAACTACTTTGTGAGATACTGTAAACAGCATAGCGACGGTTCTTGGGCCGTGGTTGATGTCTCTTTGGACAGCCTTAGACCGAACCCGATCTCAAGAGCCAGAAGAAGGCCTTCGGGTTGTCTGATTCAAGAACTGCCTAATGGTTATTCTAAG GTTACATGGGTAGAACATATGGAGGTGGATGATAGATCGGTTCACACTATGTATAAACCGTTGGTTCATTCCGGTTTAGCTTTCGGAGCGAGACGTTGGGTGTCTACCCTCGAACGCCAGTGCGAGCGACTTGCGAGTTCGATGGCCAGCAACATCCCTGCTAGTGATCTTTCCG TGATAACAAGTCCTGAAGGGAGGAAGAGCATGTTGAAGTTAGCGGAAAGGATGGTTATGAGCTTTTGCAGCGGTGTTGGCGCGTCGACTGCACACGCGTGGACGACAATGTCGTCAACTGGATCCGATGATGTTCGGGTTATGACCCGAAAGAGCATGGATGATCCGGGAAGACCTCCGGGTATCGTTCTTAGCGCCGCGACTTCGTTCTGGATCCCAGTGGCTCCCAAACGTGTTTTTGATTTCCTCCGCGACGAAAACTCAAGAAGCGAG tgggaTATTCTCTCAAATGGAGGAATGGTTCAAGAAATGGCTCACATAGCAAATGGTCGCGAACCTGGAAACTGCGTCTCGTTGCTCCGTGTCAAC AGCGGGAACTCGAGCCAGAGCAACATGTTGATTCTACAAGAGAGCTGCACGGACGCATCGGGATCGTACGTGATATATGCGCCGGTGGATATAGTGGCGATGAACGTTGTTCTAAGTGGAGGAGATCCTGATTACGTGGCGTTGCTCCCGTCTGGTTTCGCTATATTACCGGATGGTTCGGTCGGAGGAGGAGATGGGAATCAAGAAGTGGTTGCTTCTTCTACTGCATCTGAGAGTTGTGGTTCACTATTAACCGTGGCGTTCCAGATACTTGTTGACTCTGTTCCTACAGCTAAACTCTCTCTTGGCTCGGTGGCTACGGTTAATAGTCTGATCAAATGTACGGTGGAGAGGATTAAAGCCGCCGTTGCTTGTGACCGAGGTGGAGGAGGACCATAG